The nucleotide window CCCAATGCCTCAGGATCCTCCTGGTAGGTAAGTGTACAACACTAAGGACATGAGTTTGGGTCCACCTCCTGTAGAATAGACATTTTGAAACCACTTGGAGCTGCATATgataaaatgtttttgtttttgtagaaTACCCCACTCTACTAAGTTTTGGGGTGCAATGGCTTTACTTGATGGTCAGTGGTGCTTCTAAGGTATTCTTTGCAATGTTTATTTCTCTTCTACGCATGTCATCACTCCACAAGCACAACCCGGTATGATAAACAAACGCACCCTGAAAGATCAGACCGCACTCGTCTTGGCGGTTGGCAGAGATCATGTGGATTGTGTGGAGgcactgctggagagaggggccGACACAGAAGTGATGAACCAAAACCGGGAGACAGCATTGTACAAAGGTGGATGTCACACTGCACTACACACTGCACTACACACTGCACTACACACTGCACTACACACTGCAATACACACTGCACTACACACTGCACTACACACTGCAATACACACTGCACTACACACTGCACTACACACTGCACTACAAACTGCACTACACACTGCATTACACACAGCCTTTACAAAACCTTAAGCCAAGAGTCCATCTTTTTGCTAACAGTGTAACATAGCCTTGTTTCTGTACAAACTGATGTGGAGTACTGCTAAAGACATCGGCATTTGACAAGAGTTGGTATTGGATTAGGTCATTGACAAACAGAAAGCTCTGGGGAAGGCATGCATACAATAGCACTGAACATGAAATGTTTACTGACTACAATGAAATGCCTACTAGGCTTAGGTTATAATTGAACGTGTACCGTAATACAGTAAACACGGAGAATGGGTGGACTAATACTAACAGTGGAGAAAGATCATGACTCTTGATTGGTCTTTAGACACAGACTCTATCACAATTCCACAGCTTGTGAGAGGGAGAACGCTGCGATTGTGGCTATGCTTTTGAACCACGGTGCCACGGTGAACAAGCAGTGTATCCAGGGCTGGACAGCCCTCCACGAGGCTGTGGGTCACCACAGTGTGGAGATCTGTGAGATGCTGGTGAAGGCTGGAGCCAAGTTAAGTGCAACCAACATCTACggcatctctcctgtcttcacTGCTGCCCAGAGTGGACGAGTTGAAACACTGGGCTTTCTCCTAAAAAATGGTACGTTATATTATGACCTATGCCTATTGTTGTTCCATACCAATTGTGCATAACGAGTTTGAGGATCTCAGCATGTGTGAGGTTTAAGCACTGGATGTTTCATGAACATTTATTACAGAATGTTGTCAAAAGTCAAAGCTCCTGCTAAACGTGCACTCCACAAATATCCCGTTTACCTTTGTTCGAGAAGGGGTTTCGTTACATTTCCGCCAACTGAAAAGCATGGAGATATTCAGTTTCAGACGCGCCACACTCACCAAAACGATGTGTAGCACTTAGTGCGCAGCACCATGGCCGATGTTGCCACGGATGGAAGACGATGAAACGTGGCGCTGTATGTGTAGGTGCGGATGTGAACAGCCAGGCTGCCGATGGGGCCACGGCTCTGTACGAGGCAGCGAAGAACGGGCACGAGGACGTGGTGGAGCTCCTTATTTCTCGGGGCGCCGATGCCAACAGACCCGGAAAAACAGGACTGCTGCCTCTTCACATCGCTGCCCAGCGGGGGACTGATGGGTGAGTTTCTTTGGCTTGTGTTCTCTAGGATTGTGGGAAACTAGTACCTGTGACTGAGAGTTTTTCTAATCATGGCCTACTTGGTTGTAAAATATTGAGGAACATAATTGTTGATTCATCTACAACTGCATTATTGGGGGTTTTCCATACATTTTTCCTGCACATACATGCAAACCAGATAAGCTCTTAATATTTTAGATTGAGTTTTATTGGTTGTATTGGGTTCAACACAAGGGCAACACATGGGCAAATAAAATTGTgaaattatttacatttacatttagtcatttagcagacgctcttatccagagcgacttacagtaagtacagggacattcccccaaggcaagcttcggaattactagcccgattccctcaccgctcagccacctgactcccaaattatgtgtttatttgtttgtatCTTAATTTATTTATATTATTCTTACTGTTCCTACAATATCAGTTTTGCTGCCATTAGAATTCCAACTAGATGATTCCACCCAAAAACATGAGTGAGGTTAGATTTCTTTTGAAGCAGGTATGTCTGATCATCTTGCATTATTTACAGAAAAAGTATCCTGACCTTTGAATGCCTCAATTATGACAAGTCATTTAAGTAAGTGCCTTTGGCCAAAGGTTACTATGTCAGATACAAATTTAACAAAAAAGATAAAAAGTGATTTTATAAAACCATTGCTTCTGAAGCGCATGGTTTGGCTGTACCATAACAACACTGTAACTCCATAACAGGCATTCGTCATGGCTTTGTCTGTCAACGTTTAGGTTGTATTATTCTTGATGTGAGTGATTTATTTGTTTACACTCAATCAGTTGATTTAACATTCAAGGTTCAACCCATTACTTCCTATGTGTCTGCTAAAaatctgtaggcctactgcaacaGCAACAATCTATACATATCTAGGCCTATACATACAATCTATTTATAAAATCAAATAAATGTCTTCCATGTCTCAAAAGGTGGGTAAAAATGTAACGTGTTCTTGTGTGATTGACTACTATTAGTAGGCCTACACAACTTAATTTATGTGTGGAAATAGACCCTCAGACAATATGGTAAtgctcattattattttgtactgTACCAAGTTTTCCAACTCTAACCAATAGAGAACTACCACTCAAACGAATGCCTCTTATTTCTCTCATTGCATCTCAAAATTATTTCAGCATTGTATCCATGCTGATCCCTTCAACCAGCAAAGCCAGAGTTCGCCGCACAGGTATTAGTCCCCTTCATCTGGCCGCCGAACGCAACAGGGACGAAGCCCTAGAAGCTCTGATCGAAGCCGGCTTCGACGTCAACGCCGAACTGTCGCTCGAGCGCTCCAAGATGTTTGAGGACCGACGCACTACGGTGCTCTACTTCGCTGTCATTAACAACAACATCGAAGCTGCCACCATGTTGCTGGAAGCCGGGGCGAATCCCAACATCGACACGTTCAACCCGCTGCTGGTGGCCGTCAGGCAGGGCTGCATCAGGACGGTCACCTTGCTGGTGGATTACGGAGCCAACGTCAACGCTTAcatccccacccaccccacctccttccCAGCAGCCATCCTGTTCTGCATGAAGTACCTGTCCATGCTTAAGTACCTGATGGACAACGGCTGTGACGCCTTCTCCTGTTTCAACTGCGTCTATGGCAACGATCAACACCCGCCGATCAAAACCTCGCGCTCTGAGAGAGATGACTTGCGCTATGGGACAGACACTTCTGCCCCGAGAACCTGTGTTCAGGTGAGGACATGTCTTGCTTTGTTTTTGATTTGATAGATATGATAAACGCTCAGGCTCCATGTAAGATGTTTACTTTAGGATCCCATACAATAAGGGTCCCCtgaactcccctcctcccttgacATCAATAAACTCACAGAACATAGCAATTACACAGTTCATGTTTTTCATGAACAGCTTCATCTGTTGCCATTGGCTGTTTATTGCAGTTCTGTGAGATGATCTCCACTCCAGCGGTATGTCGGTGGGCTGGACCCATCATCGACGTGCTCCTGGACTATGTGGGTCACGTCAAGCTTTGTTCAAGACTTCTTGAGCACCTCGATAGCTATCCTGACTGGCAAGTCATTAAAGAGAAAGCAGGTGAGTGTCTTAAAACAGACTTTGAACAAATACTGCACAGTGCATGTTGTTTGTGCAGATGTACAAGCAGCTAGGTAGTGATCCCGCGTTGACACAAGCTTAACATTGTGCCATTCTTGTCATTTTTCTTCCAGTGCCACCCCGTTCGCTAATGCAACTCTGCAGGGTCTATATCCGTCAGCAACTTGGAGTCAACAGACTAAAGCTTATCCATACACTTCCTCTCCCTAGAAGACTAGTAAAGTATATGAATCACGAGGAGCGCACACAAGACTTTGCACTGGAGTAGTTCAAAGTAGTTAGTAGGTATTAGTAGTTAACCACAGTAGCAGGAATGACACTCAAAATGGTTTGGTTAGAGTTTTTACTGAAACAGGATGAATATTTCATTGAATTTGTGAATGAAATGTGTGCCACAGCAATGGGATTATGGATGGGATTGTGGTTGTTTGTTCGAGTAAAGTGATTTTATAGGACTTGAAACAGTGGAGATAAAGTGACAAAGTAGTAGTAGCATTAGTGTGTTGGTGAGTAGGCCACAATATCGAAGACCTGCCTGCTGTGTAAATGTACaagtaaatggttttgtttttttgttgttgcctgAATACTTTGCAAGGCCTTGTACAAATATTTGAGTGGTTAAACTCAGTCCTTGCTATGAAAATCACTCTCCAACACTATTGAAGGCATCTTACGGTTTGTAGGTCTGTCTATGCAAGGATGTTTAATATGAAATGAAAGCACAGTATTACAGTTCTGTTAGGGCATTTTAAATGCTTTTTGATGTAACAAAATATgtacataaaatatattttttaaatgttttttttttaagtttacaGTCTGGGTTCTGGACTGTTCTTTTAAGAATTTGTGAACAATTCAGAATGCTCTGGTAGGCCTATCAAATACAGGTTTACAGAATCGCACTGGTACAGTTTAAGTAGGCTAAACACCTTGTACTGTGCACCTTATACTGAGGCCAGGTTAAAGTGTTTTGTGTGATGAGAGAAGATGTCATGGGAGACGAAGATGTCATGTTTTCAGTTGTTGGTTTGTGAAAAATATACCACTTTTAATGTCCACATTTTTGGACAACCTTCTATATTTTACTTTAAAATCCCACTGACTGACCACAATGTGTGTTGAAACCGGTAATTATCATATCATGTTTGGTTATAAAACAAATACAACTATTGAGTGGATCCACACGTGACTCTTTCATTCAAATCATTGTCAAGAACATTCCAgtcattgtttgtgtctgttccTGGAGGGTCCTATGAGTTCCTAGACATGTTTGAAAATTCTGGGTGAGTTTGCATTTCTGAGAAAATCCTGTTGAGGGAGCCAAAATACTATACATACAATTGATCTGAAAGCATGGTATCAGATTCAGGAAGAGACTGTCTAACTTAATAATCATCAAAACATCGGATCCATGCTTCTTTTCATAAATCTTGTGGAAAAAGCACATGGGACATTGTCCTAGGATGAATTACTGAACAGTTCTCCTTCACATTCTGAATGGAAATGAAACTTAATAGATGGCAACCCAAAGGAGACAAGAAGGGGTTTTCTTTGAGGGGGAAGATTGTTAAAGGTACAGTTACTCCCACACTAAAGCTGGTGGCCTCATTACTTGATTGTAAAGTATGCCTGGCATTTTAACAGTCTGCAATTAAtgctcgctctggataagagcgtctgctaaatgactaaatgtaaatgcacatactgtactgtagtaaccTTTCGGCTTTGTTGAATACCTCCTCCTTACATATACAGTGCAGTCTGTATGACTCTCATGCTATGTGCTGCAGTTTTACTTGGTAGCTTGGTAGAACTATcataccacatcaacaccctgCACATAGCTAAGGGTATATTATCCCACTCTTACTGTTGTCATCTCACTCTTTGTAGCAAAAGTGTGTGTAACTCATGTGAAATGGAAACTTGCCGGTCTTAAAACCCACGCATATAACTGTGTAAAAGCTTTTGTACTTCTATCAAACAAATCCACGGGGGCTTTCCTGTGACGATTGACAGGTGAAAACATAAGACGGCTCGTCTTGCATGTGCACCTGTCATATATGATCCCTCCTGGAGTACAACCATCAGCCTTGGGAGAgtcttgttccagaactgtggTCTAGCCCGTCAGAGCTGAGAAACAGCAAAGGACACAGAGCCATAGGATCTACATGATCACACGCCTCTCTCCTGGGAGAATAGTACATTGGACTGCTCATTTCAACCGTCTGCCGAGTTTGGGTAAGACATGCTCGGTTTATTCTGTCTTGCAGTGTTTTGCTCATTCAAAGTCAAATACAATTTGGATTGTTTCCTTTATTGTTTCATTTTATGTCCTTTGTGCTTCAGATCCTAAATGAACAATTTTAGATAACGCCCAAGGGAGATTCATGATGCTTATAGGAAAGATGGAACTATTTCAAATAGATTACGTGTGGTTGTAAATAAATGTCAACAGTATATGCCTTAACATCAAACTACTGAAATAATTATGTTTCTGTTTATATGGGTGTATTGtttagcgcacacacaccaaacgcTTGACATTAGAATGGACtgattataaataaaataaatgaaagATAAAAAAGAACATTATGTCTGAATACTAAGA belongs to Osmerus eperlanus chromosome 8, fOsmEpe2.1, whole genome shotgun sequence and includes:
- the LOC134024749 gene encoding ankyrin repeat and SOCS box protein 2-like isoform X2, translated to MAVASVSLPGAPGLSLGFDDYSLYSNLSDDDLMQLAIERSLSDAHTAGSTLELNTTPMVQNRTNPPARQLNPPLPARPNPPVAPQLCSHNPPANVLNSNALDADVSHFITGNGKRMVGYRRYDGTLQVAPEPEEELQPIIKAIYDGDAAAVREMVKRPSNSWLVASKHGWLPIHEAAYFGQTQCLRILLVAQPGMINKRTLKDQTALVLAVGRDHVDCVEALLERGADTEVMNQNRETALYKACERENAAIVAMLLNHGATVNKQCIQGWTALHEAVGHHSVEICEMLVKAGAKLSATNIYGISPVFTAAQSGRVETLGFLLKNGADVNSQAADGATALYEAAKNGHEDVVELLISRGADANRPGKTGLLPLHIAAQRGTDGKSILTFECLNYDKSFNIVSMLIPSTSKARVRRTGISPLHLAAERNRDEALEALIEAGFDVNAELSLERSKMFEDRRTTVLYFAVINNNIEAATMLLEAGANPNIDTFNPLLVAVRQGCIRTVTLLVDYGANVNAYIPTHPTSFPAAILFCMKYLSMLKYLMDNGCDAFSCFNCVYGNDQHPPIKTSRSERDDLRYGTDTSAPRTCVQFCEMISTPAVCRWAGPIIDVLLDYVGHVKLCSRLLEHLDSYPDWQVIKEKAVPPRSLMQLCRVYIRQQLGVNRLKLIHTLPLPRRLVKYMNHEERTQDFALE
- the LOC134024749 gene encoding ankyrin repeat and SOCS box protein 2-like isoform X1, translated to MAVASVSLPGAPGLSLGFDDYSLYSNLSDDDLMQLAIERSLSDAHTAGSTLELNTTPMVQNRTNPPARQLNPPLPARPNPPVAPQLCSHNPPANVLNSRNALDADVSHFITGNGKRMVGYRRYDGTLQVAPEPEEELQPIIKAIYDGDAAAVREMVKRPSNSWLVASKHGWLPIHEAAYFGQTQCLRILLVAQPGMINKRTLKDQTALVLAVGRDHVDCVEALLERGADTEVMNQNRETALYKACERENAAIVAMLLNHGATVNKQCIQGWTALHEAVGHHSVEICEMLVKAGAKLSATNIYGISPVFTAAQSGRVETLGFLLKNGADVNSQAADGATALYEAAKNGHEDVVELLISRGADANRPGKTGLLPLHIAAQRGTDGKSILTFECLNYDKSFNIVSMLIPSTSKARVRRTGISPLHLAAERNRDEALEALIEAGFDVNAELSLERSKMFEDRRTTVLYFAVINNNIEAATMLLEAGANPNIDTFNPLLVAVRQGCIRTVTLLVDYGANVNAYIPTHPTSFPAAILFCMKYLSMLKYLMDNGCDAFSCFNCVYGNDQHPPIKTSRSERDDLRYGTDTSAPRTCVQFCEMISTPAVCRWAGPIIDVLLDYVGHVKLCSRLLEHLDSYPDWQVIKEKAVPPRSLMQLCRVYIRQQLGVNRLKLIHTLPLPRRLVKYMNHEERTQDFALE
- the LOC134024749 gene encoding ankyrin repeat and SOCS box protein 2-like isoform X5 translates to MVGYRRYDGTLQVAPEPEEELQPIIKAIYDGDAAAVREMVKRPSNSWLVASKHGWLPIHEAAYFGQTQCLRILLVAQPGMINKRTLKDQTALVLAVGRDHVDCVEALLERGADTEVMNQNRETALYKACERENAAIVAMLLNHGATVNKQCIQGWTALHEAVGHHSVEICEMLVKAGAKLSATNIYGISPVFTAAQSGRVETLGFLLKNGADVNSQAADGATALYEAAKNGHEDVVELLISRGADANRPGKTGLLPLHIAAQRGTDGKSILTFECLNYDKSFNIVSMLIPSTSKARVRRTGISPLHLAAERNRDEALEALIEAGFDVNAELSLERSKMFEDRRTTVLYFAVINNNIEAATMLLEAGANPNIDTFNPLLVAVRQGCIRTVTLLVDYGANVNAYIPTHPTSFPAAILFCMKYLSMLKYLMDNGCDAFSCFNCVYGNDQHPPIKTSRSERDDLRYGTDTSAPRTCVQFCEMISTPAVCRWAGPIIDVLLDYVGHVKLCSRLLEHLDSYPDWQVIKEKAVPPRSLMQLCRVYIRQQLGVNRLKLIHTLPLPRRLVKYMNHEERTQDFALE
- the LOC134024749 gene encoding ankyrin repeat and SOCS box protein 2-like isoform X4 — protein: MAVASVSLPGAPGLSLGFDDYSLYSNLSDDDLMQLAIERSLSDAHTAGSTLELNTTPMVQNRTNPPARQLNPPLPARPNPPVAPQLCSHNPPANVLNSELQPIIKAIYDGDAAAVREMVKRPSNSWLVASKHGWLPIHEAAYFGQTQCLRILLVAQPGMINKRTLKDQTALVLAVGRDHVDCVEALLERGADTEVMNQNRETALYKACERENAAIVAMLLNHGATVNKQCIQGWTALHEAVGHHSVEICEMLVKAGAKLSATNIYGISPVFTAAQSGRVETLGFLLKNGADVNSQAADGATALYEAAKNGHEDVVELLISRGADANRPGKTGLLPLHIAAQRGTDGKSILTFECLNYDKSFNIVSMLIPSTSKARVRRTGISPLHLAAERNRDEALEALIEAGFDVNAELSLERSKMFEDRRTTVLYFAVINNNIEAATMLLEAGANPNIDTFNPLLVAVRQGCIRTVTLLVDYGANVNAYIPTHPTSFPAAILFCMKYLSMLKYLMDNGCDAFSCFNCVYGNDQHPPIKTSRSERDDLRYGTDTSAPRTCVQFCEMISTPAVCRWAGPIIDVLLDYVGHVKLCSRLLEHLDSYPDWQVIKEKAVPPRSLMQLCRVYIRQQLGVNRLKLIHTLPLPRRLVKYMNHEERTQDFALE
- the LOC134024749 gene encoding ankyrin repeat and SOCS box protein 2-like isoform X3; the protein is MAVASVSLPGAPGLSLGFDDYSLYSNLSDDDLMQLAIERSLSDAHTAGSTLELNTTPMVQNRTNPPARQLNPPLPARPNPPVAPQLCSHNPPANVLNSRNALDADVSHFITGNGKRMVGYRRYDGTLQVAPEPEEELQPIIKAIYDGDAAAVREMVKRPSNSWLVASKHGWLPIHEAAYFGQTQCLRILLVAQPGMINKRTLKDQTALVLAVGRDHVDCVEALLERGADTEVMNQNRETALYKACERENAAIVAMLLNHGATVNKQCIQGWTALHEAVGHHSVEICEMLVKAGAKLSATNIYGISPVFTAAQSGRVETLGFLLKNGADVNSQAADGATALYEAAKNGHEDVVELLISRGADANRPGKTGLLPLHIAAQRGTDGIVSMLIPSTSKARVRRTGISPLHLAAERNRDEALEALIEAGFDVNAELSLERSKMFEDRRTTVLYFAVINNNIEAATMLLEAGANPNIDTFNPLLVAVRQGCIRTVTLLVDYGANVNAYIPTHPTSFPAAILFCMKYLSMLKYLMDNGCDAFSCFNCVYGNDQHPPIKTSRSERDDLRYGTDTSAPRTCVQFCEMISTPAVCRWAGPIIDVLLDYVGHVKLCSRLLEHLDSYPDWQVIKEKAVPPRSLMQLCRVYIRQQLGVNRLKLIHTLPLPRRLVKYMNHEERTQDFALE